The Globicephala melas chromosome X, mGloMel1.2, whole genome shotgun sequence genome window below encodes:
- the CITED1 gene encoding cbp/p300-interacting transactivator 1 isoform X1, producing the protein MEPSAQQLQLAASPPTNLSNFCQGSEMPTMSRPALDVKGGTSPMKEDANPEMSSLAYSNLAVKDRKAVAILHYPGVTSNGTKANGASASSSGSPSPISSPTAAPPTKPPPFNLNPAPHLLASMQLQKLNSQYHGMAAATPGQPGEAGPLPNWGFGAQAGGAGSLSPSAGAQSSAIIDSDPVDEEVLMSLVVELGLDRANELPELWLGQNEFDFTADFPSGC; encoded by the exons ATGGAGCCATCCG CACAACAGCTCCAGCTGGCAGCATCACCTCCCACCAATTTATCCAACTTCTGCCAAGGCTCTGAAATGCCAACTATGTCGAGGCCTGCACTTGATGTCAAGGGTGGCACCTCACCTATGAAGGAg gATGCCAACCCAGAGATGAGCTCTCTGGCCTACTCTAACCTGGCGGTGAAAGATCGCAAAGCAGTGGCCATCCTGCACTACCCCGGGGTAACCTCAAATGGAACCAAGGCCAATGGGGCTTCTGCTAGTTCCTCGGGATCTCCATCTCCAATAAGCTCTCCTACTGCCGCCCCTCCCACTAAACCCCCACCCTTCAACCTGAACCCCGCCCCTCACCTGCTGGCCAGTATGCAGCTGCAGAAACTTAATAGCCAGTATCATGGGATGGCCGCCGCCACTCCGGGCCAACCTGGAGAGGCAGGGCCCCTGCCAAACTGGGGCTTCGGGGCTCAGGCGGGAGGGGCGGGGTCACTCTCTCCTTCTGCTGGTGCCCAGAGCTCTGCCATCATCGATTCAGACCCGGTGGATGAGGAGGTGCTGATGTCACTGGTGGTGGAACTGGGACTGGACCGAGCCAATGAGCTTCCGGAGCTGTGGCTGGGACAGAATGAGTTTGACTTCACTGCAGACTTTCCATCTGGCTGCTGA
- the CITED1 gene encoding cbp/p300-interacting transactivator 1 isoform X2, whose translation MPTMSRPALDVKGGTSPMKEDANPEMSSLAYSNLAVKDRKAVAILHYPGVTSNGTKANGASASSSGSPSPISSPTAAPPTKPPPFNLNPAPHLLASMQLQKLNSQYHGMAAATPGQPGEAGPLPNWGFGAQAGGAGSLSPSAGAQSSAIIDSDPVDEEVLMSLVVELGLDRANELPELWLGQNEFDFTADFPSGC comes from the exons ATGCCAACTATGTCGAGGCCTGCACTTGATGTCAAGGGTGGCACCTCACCTATGAAGGAg gATGCCAACCCAGAGATGAGCTCTCTGGCCTACTCTAACCTGGCGGTGAAAGATCGCAAAGCAGTGGCCATCCTGCACTACCCCGGGGTAACCTCAAATGGAACCAAGGCCAATGGGGCTTCTGCTAGTTCCTCGGGATCTCCATCTCCAATAAGCTCTCCTACTGCCGCCCCTCCCACTAAACCCCCACCCTTCAACCTGAACCCCGCCCCTCACCTGCTGGCCAGTATGCAGCTGCAGAAACTTAATAGCCAGTATCATGGGATGGCCGCCGCCACTCCGGGCCAACCTGGAGAGGCAGGGCCCCTGCCAAACTGGGGCTTCGGGGCTCAGGCGGGAGGGGCGGGGTCACTCTCTCCTTCTGCTGGTGCCCAGAGCTCTGCCATCATCGATTCAGACCCGGTGGATGAGGAGGTGCTGATGTCACTGGTGGTGGAACTGGGACTGGACCGAGCCAATGAGCTTCCGGAGCTGTGGCTGGGACAGAATGAGTTTGACTTCACTGCAGACTTTCCATCTGGCTGCTGA